The Polyodon spathula isolate WHYD16114869_AA chromosome 23, ASM1765450v1, whole genome shotgun sequence genome has a window encoding:
- the LOC121297803 gene encoding caM kinase-like vesicle-associated protein yields MPFGCLTLGEKKDYNNPSEVTEKYDLGQIIKTEEFCEIFRAKDKATLKMTTCKKFLKKDGRKVRKAAKNEITILKMVKHPNILQLVDVFETRKEYFIFLELATGREVFDWILDQGYYSERDTSNVIRQVMEAVAYLHSLHIVHRPWTSIVLENLVYYNRLKNSKIVISDFHLAKLTNGLIKDPCGTPEYLAPEVVARQRYGRPVDCWAIGVIMYILLSGNPPFYDETDDEDYENHDKNLFRKILAGDYEFDSPYWDDISDSAKGLVNRLMDVDQDQRLTTQEAINHEWISGNAASDKNIKDGVCAQIEKNFAKAKWKKAVRVTTIMKRLRAPEQSASAATAPAATSAPASPADPEAPAASADLAAPASSDTPTATESESSPGSSEAPTPSEPQSSEPENKPASPEEDSPAQPDSSAQVGVVEEEEAASSRCNGETPVPLEPAVEACDEQNG; encoded by the exons GGAGGAGTTTTGCGAAATTTTCCGGGCCAAAGACAAAGCGACCTTGAAAATGACCACCTGCAAGAAGTTCCTGAAGAAGGATGGGAGGAAAGTCCGAAAAGCTGCCAAAAACGAGATCACCATCCTGAAGAT GGTGAAGCATCCCAACATACTTCAGCTGGTGGACGTCTTTGAAACCAGAAAAGAGTATTTCATATTTCTCGAACT TGCCACAGGCAGGGAGGTGTTTGACTGGATCCTGGACCAGGGTTACTATTCCGAGCGAGACACCAGCAACGTCATTAGGCAGGTGATGGAGGCTGTTGCATACCTTCACTCCCTGCACATTGTCCACAGGCCTTGGACTTCCATTGTG CTGGAGAACTTGGTCTACTACAATCGTTTAAAGAATTCAAAAATCGTCATCAGTGATTTCCATCTGGCCAAGCTGACGAATGGGCTCATCAAGGACCCCTGTGGCACCCCGGAATACCTGG CTCCAGAAGTAGTTGCCAGGCAGAGATATGGAAGGCCAGTTGACTGCTGGGCTATTGGAGTCATCATGTACATACT GCTATCAGGTAATCCACCGTTCTATGATGAAACTGACGATGAAGATTACGAGAATCACGACAAGAACTTGTTTCGTAAAATCCTGGCAGGAGACTATGAGTTTGATTCCCCATATTGGGATGATATTTCTgattcag CCAAGGGGCTGGTGAACCGGTTGATGGACGTGGACCAAGACCAGAGACTGACAACACAGGAAGCCATCAATCATGAGTG GATTTCAGGGAATGCTGCATCAGACAAAAACATAAAAGACGGTGTCTGCGCACAGATTGAAAAGAACTTCGCCAAAGCAAAGTGGAAG AAAGCGGTGCGGGTGACCACAATCATGAAGCGACTGCGGGCACCTGAACAGAGTGCGTCAGCAGCCACTGCTCCAGCGGCTACATCAGCCCCAGCTTCCCCGGCAGACCCAGAGGCACCAGCGGCATCAGCAGACCTGGCTGCACCAGCCTCCAGTGATACTCCCACAGCCACAGAGTCAGAGAGCAGCCCGGGCAGCAGTGAAGCCCCAACGCCATCAGAGCCCCAGAGCTCCGAGCCAGAGAACAAACCAGCCAGCCCAGAGGAGGACAGCCCCGCCCAGCCTGACAGCTCTGCCCAAGTGGGTGTGGTGGAAGAGGAAGAGGCAGCGTCTTCACGATGTAACGGGGAAACACCCGTCCCTCTGGAGCCTGCTGTGGAAGCCTGTGACGAGCAGAACGGCTAA